DNA from Algisphaera agarilytica:
CGTGCAGGAAGGCGTGATCATGCTGCCCGTCCGGCACGACCGCGATGTCCCCGAAGACTTCCCGTTGCTGGGCGAACACAACCGGATGAACGCGGCGCTGGTCGTTGCGTTGTGTCGCTGGCTGGAGCTGTCGGGCGACGCGGTGAACGATGCGCTGCGGTGTGCCGAGCCCCCGGCGGGGCGTTTGCGGCAGATCGAATTGGGGCAAGGCGTCACGGTGCTCGATGATTCGTACAACGCCAACCCCGACTCGATGCGGGCGGCGTTGGAGGTGCTGGCGGAAAGTGACGGCCGAAAGATCGCGGTGCTGGGCGACATGCTGGAGCTGGGCGTGGCGGGTGAAGCGGCCCACCGGGAAATCTCAGCCGAGGCGGGGGTGATCGCCGATCATCTGGTGTTGGTTGGCGAGCTGTTCAGGGGCGAGGTTTGGTCCGATGGTCTGCCGACGAAGATCGCGGACCTCGTGCAACCCGGCGACACGCTGCTGCTTAAGGGTTCACGCGGCATGGCGTTGGAGCGTATCATCCCTGCGGTCGAGGCCAAGTACCCGAAGGTGTAGAACCGCGCGGAAGGCTCCGCCATCCGCGGGCTTTCGGTGAAATAGAACCGACTAATCTCCTAACTCCTAACCCCCAACTCCCAACCCCGCCCTTGCTCTACTACCTCACCGACCTCTTCCGCGACACGATCCACGCCAGCGAATGGCTGGGGGCGCTCGGTGTGTTTCAGTGGGTTGAGTTCCGGGCGGTGCTGGCGATCATCCTGAGCTTCACGATCGTCGTCGTCTCCGGCAAGCGAACCATCGGCTGGCTGGTCATGAAGAAGGTCGGCGACAACCCCGACTTCGGCCGAGCGGACGTCAACGAGCTCATGAAGGCCAAGAGCAACACGCCCACCATGGGCGGGATCATGATCGCCGGGGCGATCTTCCTGACCACGCTGTTGCTAGCGGACCTCAGCAGCTTCTACGTCCGCATGGCGATGGTCTGCCTGGTGGGCTTCTTCCTCATCGGGCTGGTCGACGATTGGCTCAAGCTCACCGCGGCCCGCCGCAGCACCGGTCGGCAGGGCCTGCACTCGTGGGAGAAGATGCTGTTCCAGATCGCGCTGTCGGTCTTGCTGGGGTTCTTTGTGGTGAACCACCCCGAGCGCATGTTCGTCACCGGCAGCGAGTTCACCGACATGGCCCGGGCGCTGAACATCCCGGGCCTCAAGACCTGGGTGAAAGACGCGGGCGAGTTCGTGCAGAGCCCGGGTTTGATCGTTTTACCCCCGGCGTTGTTCGTGCTGATCGCCGTCTTGGTGATGGTCTTCTCGTCCAACGCGGTCAACCTTACCGATGGCATGGACGGCCTGGCGAGCGGGATCATGGTCATCGTCGCGTTCGCCATGCTCGTGCTCTGCCTGATCGCGGGTTACGCCCACGAAGACTTTGTCTTGGCCAAGTACCTGCTGGTGCCGCACATCCCGCTCAGCGATGAGTTGGCGGTCGTCGCCGCGTCGATGGTTGGGGCTTGCCTCGGCTTCCTGTGGTTCAACTGCAACCCCGCGCAGGTGTTCATGGGCGACACTGGCTCGCTTCCGCTCGGCGGACTGCTGGGCTTTATTGCCGTGGTCATCCGCCAGGAATTCCTGCTGTTTGTCATCGGCGGGGTGTTCGTAATGGAAGCCGTCAGCGTGATGCTGCAGGTGGCTTACTTCAAGATCACCAAGGGCCGACGCATCTTCAAGTGTGCCCCGATCCACCACCACTTCCACCTCGAAGGCTGGACCGAGCAGCAGGTCGTGATCCGGTTCTGGCTGATCACGGTGCTACTTGCCGCGATCGCGCTGGCGACCGTCAAGATCCGTTAACGCGGATCTCAGTGATGAGTGACAAGTGAACAGTGATGAGTCGAGCGGAGCACAGCGATGGGTATCCGGCTTGCCTTGGACTCATCACTGTTCACTGTTTACTCATCACTTGCTTCATCCGTGGGCTCGTCCTCGACGCCGTACTTTTTCTTCGCTTCGGGCGTGGGCTCGGGTAGTTGCACCCCCGTCGGCGGCTTGTCGTTGATGATCTCGACCATCTCGACGCCGAAGTCGCTGTAGGTCGCGACGTCGAGGAAGACGAGTTCCCATTCGCTGGCGTCGTCCTCGGGGTCGCGTTCGAGGACCGCGCGGACCACGCCTTTGCCCGTCGGGCCGGCGATGCGGAAGGTCATCTCGGTGTAGCCGGTCTTGTCGTTGACCTGCCCCGCGGCGAGCCAGGTCGGCTCGACGGGCTTGCCCAGGTTCGATTGCACCCCGTGGTAGTTCACCACCCGCTCGACCGCGATCTGATAAGGCACGGTGGTCTTGAGGTGATTCACCGTGAGGACGAACACCGTGGTGAACACGACCGCGCCGAACACGAGGAACGAGCCGAGCATGATCAGCAGGGCCCGCATGCGGTGTTCGATGTACCAGGGGATTTTGGCGGCAGGAGTGGGGGCAGCAGGTTCGTTCATCGGTCGGTGTCTTCGGGCACGCCGCTGTGCATGCCGGGATAGTGGGATTGATCAGCCAGGATCGCGGCTTCTTGCTCAAGCATCTCCTGCCAGCGCCTTTCGATCGCCTCGGCGGGGACGCCCGGGAGCTTGCGGGCCAGGTCGAGGAAGGTGATGTAGTGGCCGTGCTCGGAAGCCCAGAGGCCCTTGTACAGCTTGGCGAGTTCCTCATCTTCGCCCGTCTCGGCCAGATAGTCCGCCAGCGTCGCGAAACGCTCACACGACCGCACTTCGATCAGTGCGCTGACCATCAGCCGATCCGTCAGTGTGTTTCGCCGGGCGTCGGTGGTGCCGCCGCCGAGGCGGATGAGGTCGCGCAGGGCCTTGGCGTAGGGGTTGCGGTGGCTGCGGGAAAACGTGCCGCCGCGCTTGTGCAGGATCCGCAGCACCAGCTGCAGGTGGTCGGCC
Protein-coding regions in this window:
- the mraY gene encoding phospho-N-acetylmuramoyl-pentapeptide-transferase is translated as MLYYLTDLFRDTIHASEWLGALGVFQWVEFRAVLAIILSFTIVVVSGKRTIGWLVMKKVGDNPDFGRADVNELMKAKSNTPTMGGIMIAGAIFLTTLLLADLSSFYVRMAMVCLVGFFLIGLVDDWLKLTAARRSTGRQGLHSWEKMLFQIALSVLLGFFVVNHPERMFVTGSEFTDMARALNIPGLKTWVKDAGEFVQSPGLIVLPPALFVLIAVLVMVFSSNAVNLTDGMDGLASGIMVIVAFAMLVLCLIAGYAHEDFVLAKYLLVPHIPLSDELAVVAASMVGACLGFLWFNCNPAQVFMGDTGSLPLGGLLGFIAVVIRQEFLLFVIGGVFVMEAVSVMLQVAYFKITKGRRIFKCAPIHHHFHLEGWTEQQVVIRFWLITVLLAAIALATVKIR
- a CDS encoding cytochrome c oxidase assembly factor Coa1 family protein, which encodes MNEPAAPTPAAKIPWYIEHRMRALLIMLGSFLVFGAVVFTTVFVLTVNHLKTTVPYQIAVERVVNYHGVQSNLGKPVEPTWLAAGQVNDKTGYTEMTFRIAGPTGKGVVRAVLERDPEDDASEWELVFLDVATYSDFGVEMVEIINDKPPTGVQLPEPTPEAKKKYGVEDEPTDEASDE
- the miaE gene encoding tRNA-(ms[2]io[6]A)-hydroxylase, which translates into the protein MPALLDKVELPLKSATSSAWAAGVLAEPLALLSDHAHLERKAATNALELLHQWPDPIPPDAWVTTMTAVAGEEADHLQLVLRILHKRGGTFSRSHRNPYAKALRDLIRLGGGTTDARRNTLTDRLMVSALIEVRSCERFATLADYLAETGEDEELAKLYKGLWASEHGHYITFLDLARKLPGVPAEAIERRWQEMLEQEAAILADQSHYPGMHSGVPEDTDR